Sequence from the Rhodothermales bacterium genome:
TCCCCTTCGTCGACAGCCGGAGGGCGAACCCGGTGTGCTGGCGATAATAGACCTTGCGAATATGTACAGCATTTCGGCTATACTAACAGAGGATCTTGGCGAACAGGTGGGTGAGGGTTTTCGAGTTACGGGTCGACTTACAGGATCTCAATTGCGCGGTTGCAACATGCTGCTCAACGACCTGCGCTAGAGGTTGCGGTCACGGTTGGATGTACCTTGATCCGTTATCATGTAGACATCGAATCGCCAGCCTGCCGGCTGACCAACTAGTGTGTCGCCCCGGCGGTAAAACGCGGCCAGCCGCTTGCCACCCCGACGTGATCCAGTGAAACCAGCTCTCCGGTGTGACTGTCATGGTTCCGCACACGACGAAAGCGATTCAGTTCGATACGGCCATATCGGGTCGGCGTGTTTCGGCTGTGGCCGTGATACCTTCGAATCCGTCTGCTGGATACGTCTTTGCGCACGGTGCGGGAGCGGGCATGCAACATGAGTTCATGAGTGGCGTGTCGCTGGCGTTCGCCCGCGAAGGCATCGCTACCCTTCGTTTCAACTTCCCGTACAAGGAGGCGGGTCGTAGGGCACCGGATCGGCGACCGATCCTGGTCGACACTGTACGAACGGCAGTCGCACAGGCCCGGACTCTATTCGGAGGCATCCCCTTTTTCGCTGGAGGCAAATCCATGGGCGGTAGAATGACGTCCCTCGCTCAGTCGGAATCGCCGATGCCTGGAGTGCGAGGACTCGTATTTCTCGGTTTCCCGCTTCACGCTGCAGGCCGCTCCGGGTCCGACCGCGCCGCGCACCTTCTGAAAGTCGACGTACCCCTTCTGTTCGTTCAGGGAACGCGCGACAGGCTTGCCGACATCGATCTCATGAGAGTCCTTGTTGACGACACGCTCCGCGGCGATCGCACGCTAGTCGAAATTGATTCGGGAGATCATTCGCTCCGAGTGCCAAAGCGCTCGGGACGATCGACGGACGAAGTACTTGCTGACGTCGCTGCGCGAGCAGCCGGGTGGATGGCTTCACGAGTTGAAACAGCTCAGGATTGAGGTCATGAAACTATTTGTCGGGCTCCTCAACGTGATGATGACTGTGGCATTCCTGCTTTCCGTTGCGGTGCAGTACAACGATCCGGATCCACTCGCATGGATTACGATTTACGGGCTGGCATCCGCTCTCTGTGTTGCGTT
This genomic interval carries:
- a CDS encoding alpha/beta hydrolase translates to MVPHTTKAIQFDTAISGRRVSAVAVIPSNPSAGYVFAHGAGAGMQHEFMSGVSLAFAREGIATLRFNFPYKEAGRRAPDRRPILVDTVRTAVAQARTLFGGIPFFAGGKSMGGRMTSLAQSESPMPGVRGLVFLGFPLHAAGRSGSDRAAHLLKVDVPLLFVQGTRDRLADIDLMRVLVDDTLRGDRTLVEIDSGDHSLRVPKRSGRSTDEVLADVAARAAGWMASRVETAQD